In Achromobacter spanius, the following proteins share a genomic window:
- a CDS encoding IclR family transcriptional regulator, whose amino-acid sequence MTKEYDVPAIRRTHDILRVLASRRTPVKAAELAQSCQLAKSTLYLLLDCLEHRRWIERKDGGYIIGIELMSLGFAYLRHDGLQAAFHEAASAFVSRCNEVVQLAALDGFDVVYIAREDARRPVRLVSELGMRLPAHACALGKALLASLDPDALAACVPDTLSRVTERTLATRQALYEELERVRQTGLGQDQEEVATGLICYAAYVGVTPLGKRVAVSTSIPTDRLDDAHRRDVMEGIRQVARHVALRVLPPA is encoded by the coding sequence GTGACCAAGGAATACGATGTGCCCGCCATCCGGCGCACCCACGACATCCTGCGCGTGCTGGCCAGCCGCCGCACGCCGGTCAAGGCGGCCGAATTGGCGCAGTCGTGTCAGCTTGCCAAGAGCACGCTGTACCTGCTGCTGGACTGCCTGGAGCACCGCCGCTGGATCGAACGCAAGGACGGCGGCTACATCATCGGCATTGAATTGATGTCGCTGGGCTTCGCCTACCTGCGCCACGACGGTTTGCAAGCGGCCTTCCACGAGGCGGCCAGCGCCTTCGTGTCCCGCTGCAACGAGGTCGTGCAACTGGCGGCGCTGGACGGGTTCGACGTGGTCTACATTGCGCGCGAAGACGCCCGGCGCCCGGTGCGGCTGGTCTCGGAACTGGGCATGCGGCTGCCGGCCCACGCCTGCGCCTTGGGCAAGGCCCTGCTGGCCAGCCTTGACCCAGACGCCTTGGCCGCGTGCGTGCCCGATACGCTGTCGCGCGTGACCGAGCGCACCTTGGCCACGCGCCAGGCGCTGTACGAAGAACTGGAACGGGTCCGCCAAACGGGCCTGGGCCAGGACCAGGAAGAAGTGGCCACGGGCCTGATCTGCTACGCCGCCTATGTGGGCGTGACGCCGCTGGGCAAGCGGGTGGCGGTCAGCACGTCTATCCCTACCGACCGGCTGGACGACGCCCACCGGCGCGACGTGATGGAAGGCATTCGCCAGGTGGCTCGCCACGTCGCGCTGCGGGTGCTTCCGCCGGCCTGA
- a CDS encoding fumarylacetoacetate hydrolase family protein has protein sequence MNQENSLPVDLAGALLVGRVWRPAPIDGPSVVVVRNGEVIDITAVAPTVSDLLDRPDRVALAKSAKGESLGDVRALMDATLQNQGGVRLLAPCDLQPIKAAGVTFAISLLERMIEEEAGGDASRADEIRVRMQALIGSDLSRLRPGSDQAAKLKAELVERGQWSQYLEVGIGPDAEIFSKTPPMASVGFGAQIGVLPESQWNNPEPEIVLAVDSRGEIVGATLGNDVNLRDIEGRSALLLTKAKDNNGSCAIGPFIRLFDGDFDLDSVRQADVSLRIDGTDGFQLDGVSYMREISRDPQDLVRQAFGAHHQYPDGFMLFLGTMFSPSQDRKGPGTGFTHKLGDRVQIASERIGALVNEVRLSTEITPWTFGVRALYANLAKRGLVS, from the coding sequence ATGAACCAAGAAAACTCATTGCCCGTCGATCTGGCGGGTGCGCTGCTGGTTGGCCGGGTGTGGCGCCCGGCGCCCATCGATGGTCCCAGCGTGGTGGTGGTGCGCAACGGCGAGGTCATCGACATCACGGCCGTGGCCCCCACCGTTTCAGACCTGCTTGACCGCCCTGACCGCGTGGCGCTGGCGAAAAGCGCCAAGGGGGAATCGTTGGGCGACGTGCGCGCCTTGATGGACGCCACCTTGCAAAACCAGGGTGGGGTACGCCTCTTGGCCCCTTGCGACCTGCAACCCATCAAGGCCGCCGGCGTCACCTTCGCCATCAGCCTGCTGGAGCGGATGATCGAAGAAGAGGCGGGTGGTGACGCCAGCCGCGCCGACGAGATCCGCGTGCGGATGCAGGCCTTGATCGGCTCGGATCTGTCGCGCTTGCGGCCGGGTTCGGACCAGGCGGCCAAGCTGAAAGCGGAATTGGTCGAACGCGGCCAGTGGTCGCAATACCTGGAAGTGGGCATCGGGCCCGACGCCGAGATCTTCTCCAAGACGCCGCCGATGGCTTCCGTGGGATTCGGCGCGCAGATCGGCGTGCTGCCCGAATCGCAATGGAACAACCCGGAGCCCGAGATCGTGCTGGCCGTGGACAGCCGTGGCGAAATCGTGGGCGCCACGCTGGGCAACGACGTCAACCTGCGCGACATCGAAGGCCGCAGCGCCTTGCTGTTGACCAAGGCCAAGGACAACAACGGCTCTTGCGCCATCGGCCCCTTCATACGCCTGTTCGACGGCGACTTCGATCTGGACAGCGTGCGCCAGGCCGACGTCTCGCTGCGCATCGACGGCACCGACGGCTTCCAATTGGATGGCGTGAGCTACATGCGCGAAATCAGCCGCGACCCGCAAGACCTGGTGCGCCAGGCGTTTGGCGCGCATCACCAGTATCCCGACGGCTTCATGCTGTTTTTGGGCACGATGTTCTCGCCCAGCCAGGACCGCAAGGGTCCGGGCACGGGCTTCACGCACAAACTGGGTGACCGCGTGCAGATCGCCTCCGAGCGCATCGGGGCGTTGGTCAACGAGGTGCGCTTGTCCACCGAGATCACGCCGTGGACGTTCGGCGTGCGTGCCTTGTACGCCAACCTGGCCAAGCGCGGCCTGGTCAGCTAG